In the genome of Crassostrea angulata isolate pt1a10 chromosome 6, ASM2561291v2, whole genome shotgun sequence, the window TCTGTAAAGTCTAATTAAATAAGCTAGCTATACATGTTTAACTTTTCCATATTTAATGCATATTGTAAATTATGATTTGTATGTACACATTTGTCTATTTAATGAAAGCTAAACTAACTGCTAAGATATAATAAATATGTTGAAAACTTACTTTGCATATCTGAATAATAATCTTTCCTTTGGAATCTGCATACTCTATGGAAATGATGGAGTCATATCGGTAGTCAAAATCGAACACTGTAATGATTATATAATGTAAAAGAATAATTTAGTGTGTAGTTGGATCAAAGGCATCAATTGAACAGAATACAATTCTTATGTAACCAAGGAGAAAAGCAGCAAttataatagtttttaaaaatatttttgttagcTACGACTTTACCAAATCTATTGTATTCTAGCTATCACATTTATTACTTactctttgaaatttctttgttTCTTTCAATTTTCACCAAAGAACTGAAAAAGAAATGATTATCTACTGCAATTTCCAAACCATCAAGAGTAAATAAAAGTTCTATCAATTTACACTTAGGGTATTTGCTAGACTTTTGATATCCATGTATTGGTGTGCATTACTAACCTTGCAGCCCAAAAGATGTTGTTTCCTTCATCAAGCATTGTCAGATCTAATATGGCAACATcctaaaaatatatacaatcatgaatatacatgttatgaataacttttaaataaatgatgacCATTCAGTAGGCTCTAGACTTATCATAAACACATGCAAGTTTAAACAATGGTTATAAAACACCTTTAAAAGCTGTGACACCGGTGTTTCTATAAAGGTAATATGCTTCAATGAAAAAAAGGACTATGATGCATTTTGCCTTACACATTATCAATTCTAGACTAAAGAAATATCAACTGACAAGCCAGCAATATGTTGTCATTAAATGATGTCTGCTTGCAATGACATTATATATGTGGTAGATCGGGATTTcgtttctatttattattattagtattcCGATCCCGATGTGATTTATTCTATTACTTTGTTAACGCCCACTTTATACGATAGCCAATAACGTTAATGACATTTGTCTATTGTTCTGTCCCATATATAAACCCATGTAAGTCCTTATTTGACGAAGGAgacggctggtttcgctagctacttttctcctgaAGCAGAGAGGGGGAAGGAgacggctggtttcgctagctacttttctcctgaAGCAGAGAGGGGGAAGGAgacggctggtttcgctagctacttttctcctgaagcagagagggggagggagacagctggtttcgctagctacttttctcctgaGTCCCGGCCCGTCTCGTCTGTCTATTTAAGGTCCCTGTTAAAGTTAGGTTTTAGGGTTGGGGGATTTTAAGTATATGCTATTGCCTTGTgttcttattttgttataataaatttataaagggtTGTTAATCTTGGTAATCATTTACTTTGGGTTTGGTTTATTATATCTGGTTTATCTATAGTGAGAGTAAAGTCGTTTTCATaccttatttataatttagtaAAGTTTAATTCTTAATGTAGAGGTCAAACTCagtctcaaaacaaaaataaacacaacgcgAAGTACTGATAAAAACCTATACGGCACTGACCTGCTGTGGGTAAATTAACAAATTCTGAAGTTGAACAATCTCAAGACAATTTTACCGCCAAACATTGCCAACAGTTTGGTACTCAAGTCTGATATGAATCATGTTGGTTGCATGGATCTGCATGACTGTTGACCAAACTGTTGTCTGTGACCacaaaaagttacaaaaatgaagtaacaaattcatatatcatatatttgACTAAACATACTTTAACTTTTCCTTTAAACATGTCAGTTTTCCATGGGTAAACAAATTCTTCTACGTTAATTTTGATTCGTTGATCTGGTTTCACAACAGTAAAGTTGGCATATCCCCCGTCAAAACTTCCTTCTCGGCAATCAACGTGCCTGAACTGGTCGTCCCAGTGTTCTTTACGTAGAGATCTGAGCTGCACTGTTAGCTGGTAATCTAACAAGCCTGGGAGAGAAATGATGAACGTATTGTATACTGATACTTATGATCAATTGAACAATCTAAGTCATATTGCAAGTATaaaaccaaatacatgtactcagaaataaaaatatttgcaatgtcCTCAATCCTCagttgtaaaatttatttggcaTGAATGTTGAATATCACATGTGAAGACTgatcataaaattttataactAAAGATTATCATGAATTTTGCTTGATTTTTCTCAATGTCTTTCTAACTTATTGCATATATAATAATTTCAACTGGTAGGTGTATTACATCAGGTACTGCAGTGCCTCGAggcaaattgtttaaataaaaaggatCTTGCAGATGTGAATACTTTTGAGTCTCTACACATATTCTGCACCTACCATGTCTTGAGCTCATTCCTGGATCCAAGCATTTATTTTCAGAAGTAGTAAAGGGCCTACACAGACAAAATAAGcaacatttaatttattgaaaagcAGCAAAGTCATTTGAGGAAGGATTAAATTGTACAGCTTCAACATTTCAAagcagttaatttttttttagatatgagCCTTAAGATATCAAACACTGAATTATCATTACTATGACAACTAAAATGTCAATGCTCTTAATTCACAAATAGATAATTCCGAAATACCTGATATAAAATAGATAGTTTGTAATCTGTATACCTGTATCATATGCACAACCTACTGATATCTCTCGGGGCTTCACACGTCTTTCAATATAGGCTCCACCCCCACTTGAACTTACCTGAGGTAAACCGACCAGTTAAAAACCTCGGCCTTTAAACTTACTCTTCAGGGGTTCCATACACACACTGCTGTACCAGGTTATCTAGTGACAGTCCATGGGACACAAAGGCCATCTCCTCATCTCCctgttaaataaaagaaaagacaTTGGTAATGTAATGTAGATTGCACCTAATTCTGAGCTACAATGAGACCATGTTGTAGATTGTACCTTATACACAGCTACAGTGTTACCATGTTGTAGACTGCACCTTATACACAACTACAGTGTGACTATGTTGTAGATTGTACCTTATACACAGCTACAGTGTGACCATGTTGTAGATTGTACCCTATACACATCTACAGTGTGACTATTTTGTAGATTGTACCTTATACACAGCTACAGTGAGACCATGTTGTAGACTGTACCTTATACACAGCTACAGTGTGGCTATGTTGTAGATTCACAGTGTGTGACTATGTTGTAGATTGTACCTTATACACAGCTACAGTGAGACCATGGGGTTGACTGTACAGATTTATCACTTCATCCCCTCCAACTGGTTTTCCTTTCCAGTCACTCCATTTGAAGTCTTGGGTAATTAATAAGGATCTTTGATATGGTCTGCAATACAAAAACACACAATTACTGCTGTTTCTACAACTTTTATCTCATGGATCTTAGCACATAACATGTAAATTGTTTATACACATTCAGTGGCAGAGTAttggtttaaaataaaagtGCCTGTACCCATCTTTAACTGGTTTTCCAGTTGCATGGTTATAAAACAGGGGATTTCTGGAGTATAGCTGGATTTCCTTGATGGATTTTAAAGGAGGCATCTCTAAAGCAAACCATCGAATGCTGACTGACATTGTATGATAAAAAACATCTTGGTGACCAAGGGTATGTTCTCTGTCATCACTGTCAATCATCACCAATTCAAAGGTCATTCCTGCTGTCCTGAATCAGATAGAGGCATGTttttttagttaaaagaattaattaGATAGCCATGGcacacacatacatgtagcagCTTGTGAAAAAAGAGAAGCAACGTAATAAAAATTGGGTATATGATTATCTTAAAGAAAATGTGCTGCCATATGAAATGGtgtataaactaaaaaaaaatgtgaaggcaaaataaaaattgttcaactaaactttgaataaataaagcatctaACAAGCTTCAAATGCATGGAAGGtcacaataaatgtttaagtGATATCTGTTACCATGTTTTTCAGTAATCTATATGGtttgttataatacatgtacatatattgtgATTTGCATGCATCTATCTGACCCCAAAAgaaattgcttaattttttttttagtaaaattttacatttatattttgtcaAACATTTCTATAACTTTATTTCAAAGTCTAACCATCAATTTGTTAAGTTAGATATGTCATATTTccaattttttctttcaaataaaatttttcatatatGGTCACTGTTTTCTTTTTGCTCTACACAGTTTATCTGATTCTCAGAATTTCTGAGACATATGAATGTTTTCAGcacactttatttatttatccatAAAAGGTTACCCTAAGCTCTTAAAATACCTCCAAAAAGAGTATGTAGAGCTAAGATGCTGAAACTTTGCCTTCGtgttacatgcatgtatacatagTAAATAACACCAGTAGTAACTGCCCTTACTAACATACCTCAGTGCCTGCTCCACTTCTTTACTCTCTTGAAGCCCTGTGTAGggactttttctttttctcaaatGCTTGAAGACTCTTTTATTTCTCTGATGGACAcatctttaaacaaaaataggTTGTATTTcaaagttaacattttaaataaatacaagccTAAATCtgtaattaatatgttttacggtgctaccgttctggcgagcgcagcaagaattacacataccttgcatcattgttaacctagtgttatttttaaaagtatcaacgaacgtcaaagaatttttgagagagattgctctacaataagtatgcaaaaggtactaattttaatggttatgatacagcgcaacccccttaAGGCCTAACCCCTTtcccaagagagagagagagagagagaaagagagagagagcggtCCCTGTTTGTAGCCTAACgttaggtgtgtaatttcccaccattaaatttaatggtttgactatatgcaatatctacataattttttgaactgtttattttttctctttattcctttttatttatttcaaaatgttccattgtttatttcctccctactcatataccgGTACTTGCCTGCCTACTGtatatgcatgcacaattagcttaaaaatggagtaaagtatggctcttgctagtattcatttatataatctatatattaacagaattaaaaacaaatcaattgtcaatgaggcaggtatcgcagtctatactgaaacagctagtacacgcattacagatgtttgatccacctctaaatttatcgcaggaaatatagcgcgagagcactgtgacgtcatccatgatttgttcgtctttgtttacgtatctCGACTAAATATACGAATTTATGGAAGAATGCAACAATTCTCTTgggtctcgccaaagcatatgcggtactcaaaacgtgtcttcaaacctcaagacaccgtaaattacgagttaaaagtcggccatttttggcatagcaccaagggtgaaaacattagagagcattatgggaggtagacaaaaaattttgtttgatgaactgtaggtttagctcgttctttttcctgcgcacactggttcttagagctcgctacTACATTGaatggaattaaaaaatatgattttaaaaatatatgtaaaagaaaTTTGGTTGATATTGGTCAGAATATCTGACATCTAACTAACGTTGAAAATTTGTCAGGTTGATAACGTCTAgctatttcaattaaatttaaataatttattccttatttcattttgtcttACCTTGTCATACATTCTTGTTTCATGCTTTCAATAGACTTATGTTTGACCTCTCTCTCACTTCCACCGGTTTTGATACCAGAGTACTTCTTGAATATTGGTCTCCATAGAGTACTGGAAAAATtggttatcaattttaaaataaggacTAGATATTTCAAACTGggtatttcaaataaatggaaCAGATACACATcagatatttatcaatatataatacatgtaatataaaatgaGAGGGTTGGAAAAATGACCTATTAAATACTGAACTGATTTTAAATGCttcaatatcaaaaatttaaggTTCACaagatacacatgtatttgcaaACGTAATGCACTTGACGATGTCTGCCTGATATACACATATCATAAAGAGATGTGATAAGTCATAATATCAACATACTTATCATTGGCAAGTCTATGCCAAGTTTTGCAGACTTGAGAAGCGAGAATAAGGTCCTGTGGTAACAAGTAGCTGAAAATGTTCATCATTATTTCACCTGGAATACTGCAAAAAAGAAGACATTTATTTCtcttcatgtatattttaatttctacaCCTAATATAAGAGTAAGATTAATAAGTCATCATAAAAAATTGACAGGTACATCTAGAATATTTCACTGTATATAAAGTATTAATTATCTGTAAATCAAGATCCGATTCAgtatataaaactatattttCCAGAACATTCACATAATCAGAAAAGATTTCATGATCTTGATTTGTATTACAATCAAGAGCACTTATGAGCTGACTCACTCATGAATTGACATTTTCCCTCTTTGAATTGCTTTATAGGTGGTTGCTTTGCTGTCTTTCTTTGGCTGTAGTCTTTCATCCTTTTTCTTTTCTGCTTCTTTGGAATGCAGATTTCcactgaaataaaatatgattaaaaatgttgatattacCCAATGAGTATGGGTTCCATATGCACCAATATGTGCAGGCCCTATAATGACTGTGATTGGGAGAAAATTATCAAAGGCGCCCTGTTGGACaggtaaaatgaaattttagatcAATACCATTGAATctatcagtatttctattaaCATTATTCCAATACAAAACATATCTAATCATGTCTTTGcccatcttcccaagtcaagggtttctgatccgcataGCTTGTGAGAAACTATGtagatcagaaacccttgacttgggaagatgatcTTTGCCATGACAATCTTTCTTTTCCTAACAAAGTTGAacacaacatatatatatattttatagtcAGCACTGTAGAGTTTTCTCCCCTGAAAACACATTTTTTGGCTCCATCAGCTAGCTTGTTTATGCTCCTTATATAATTTCAAGcaaacaaacacaaaacttTCTTATTAGACGACTCAAGTTGTAATAATGCTCAAACAATGATATAAATTCATGTGGCACAAAATATTGTACAAGTACatatgtggatttttttttagcttccTTGGTTACAGAATTTATAAAGATTACAGAATTGACTACATACCCATTTTGTTGAGAACTTGCGCGATGTTTCGTAAGATATGATGATAAATGCTGTCGATGCTTTACATTCTTCGACATCTTTAGAAATATGTTATTTCAGGTGTAACAGGTAAAGGGTTGCTTTTAGAATTTCTTCCTTTGCTGCAGTAATTcggattttattgttttgtcaAATCGTTCAAAGTTGTGTCGTAATATAGATAAATTGCTTTTAGAGtaaaaattaggtaaaacagaTATTActtataacattttcttttatatgtcATATTAGAGCTATGTACTGCAAATAAAGTAATAGAAATCGTGCAAATTTTGGAACAACACATTTACACTTAAAGACAATAAAAGTACGAGTTAATATTTAGTAACACCGAATCCGGTTTTAAAAGTATAGTAATCACATTGCAATTTTTGTAAATTCTTAGGTTTCTCTTAGATTAAAATGGCAAATTCGATG includes:
- the LOC128186924 gene encoding F-box only protein 15-like; this translates as MSKNVKHRQHLSSYLTKHRASSQQNGGNLHSKEAEKKKDERLQPKKDSKATTYKAIQRGKMSIHDIPGEIMMNIFSYLLPQDLILASQVCKTWHRLANDNTLWRPIFKKYSGIKTGGSEREVKHKSIESMKQECMTRCVHQRNKRVFKHLRKRKSPYTGLQESKEVEQALRTAGMTFELVMIDSDDREHTLGHQDVFYHTMSVSIRWFALEMPPLKSIKEIQLYSRNPLFYNHATGKPVKDGPYQRSLLITQDFKWSDWKGKPVGGDEVINLYSQPHGLTVAVYKGDEEMAFVSHGLSLDNLVQQCVYGTPEEPFTTSENKCLDPGMSSRHGLLDYQLTVQLRSLRKEHWDDQFRHVDCREGSFDGGYANFTVVKPDQRIKINVEEFVYPWKTDMFKGKVKDVAILDLTMLDEGNNIFWAASSLVKIERNKEISKMFDFDYRYDSIISIEYADSKGKIIIQICKMDSGETFLTNLIVSLSLEAIDDRFGTKYKPLDK